From the Maioricimonas rarisocia genome, one window contains:
- a CDS encoding bifunctional serine/threonine-protein kinase/formylglycine-generating enzyme family protein → MQTECPSCGVTLNLGDVDSETEVACPSCGWELADPDETQVIPSQPVGFSHFRLVDRVGHGKFGDVWLAYDTRLQREVALKLPRNIDFDGRTRAMFLREARTAARLEHPSIVPVFEVGEEDGQIFIASQFVRGMTLRDRMTQLPYSHREAARLLAVIADAMDYAHARGIVHRDLKPNNILVSYDGSPYIADFGLAKSLMSDGTATLDGTVLGTPAYMSPEQAAGQSRAADQRSDIFSLGVILYEMLTGSRPFSGSSDLALLQQIRHVTPLPPRRRDRSVPRDLETICMRAIEKSPEKRYQSAGELSADLQRFLAGEPIRARRVTRVERTWRWMCRNRRLSAALMGLMAATASLVAMTVSENEAGPSRLNPVALQAAKPVPVQLTTEPAGAQVVIYPIDWRTRQPDPAAAIRPEAVTPLELEMPPGSYLVVAALPDGRFHEVYRTVPDDRTALAPYAHQRWKQLADHSVRLPEITIPDLWVVDELVPLEGDPEFQVGVPGRDDLPPHTRRVEPFYLASTEVTIGEFFETPVGSPPKWLTTVEGVRSVLGGIASIDELDDVELAGMLHNLEESILADFPITGLFPHQMIAWAEKRGLRLPTEFEYEYAASNAGKTRFPWGDACRNEGRWRLQPVGMRPLDRTIVNGGVLLDLFSNAAEFTQSPPVHYPSSTHSISAAEVPGFVVRGGPLDRPVTRSSDSFETLGVRVRRGVAERPPVRTGVGFRCAKSRSPRLSLPAAANASKPADDVNQR, encoded by the coding sequence ATGCAGACTGAGTGTCCCAGTTGCGGAGTCACACTGAACCTGGGAGATGTCGACAGTGAGACCGAGGTCGCCTGCCCGTCCTGTGGCTGGGAACTGGCGGATCCGGACGAAACCCAGGTCATTCCGTCCCAACCGGTCGGTTTCTCGCACTTCCGGCTGGTCGACCGCGTCGGTCACGGCAAGTTCGGCGACGTCTGGCTGGCGTACGACACACGACTGCAACGCGAAGTTGCCCTCAAACTGCCGCGCAACATCGACTTCGACGGGCGGACCCGGGCGATGTTCTTGCGCGAGGCTCGAACCGCAGCGCGGCTCGAGCATCCCAGTATCGTCCCCGTCTTCGAAGTCGGCGAAGAGGACGGGCAGATCTTCATTGCCAGCCAGTTCGTTCGCGGCATGACGCTTCGGGACCGCATGACGCAGCTCCCGTACAGCCACCGTGAAGCGGCCCGACTGCTCGCGGTCATCGCCGACGCGATGGATTACGCCCACGCCCGGGGCATCGTCCATCGTGACCTCAAACCGAACAACATCCTCGTCTCCTACGACGGCAGCCCGTACATCGCCGACTTCGGACTGGCCAAAAGCCTGATGTCGGACGGAACGGCGACTCTGGACGGTACCGTGCTGGGGACTCCCGCCTACATGTCTCCGGAACAGGCCGCCGGACAGAGTCGTGCTGCCGATCAGCGCAGCGACATCTTTTCGCTGGGAGTCATCCTCTACGAAATGCTGACCGGGAGTCGTCCGTTTTCTGGTAGCAGCGACCTGGCCCTGTTGCAGCAGATTCGCCACGTCACGCCCCTGCCGCCGCGGCGACGCGACCGCTCCGTCCCGCGCGACCTTGAAACAATCTGCATGCGGGCCATCGAGAAGAGTCCGGAGAAGCGGTACCAGTCGGCGGGCGAGCTGAGTGCCGATCTGCAGCGATTCCTCGCCGGAGAACCGATTCGGGCACGGCGGGTCACCCGCGTCGAACGTACCTGGCGCTGGATGTGTCGCAATCGGCGGCTCTCCGCCGCTCTGATGGGGCTGATGGCAGCCACGGCCTCGCTGGTCGCGATGACTGTCTCGGAGAACGAGGCGGGGCCATCCCGTCTCAATCCGGTCGCTCTGCAGGCTGCCAAGCCCGTCCCGGTCCAGCTCACCACGGAACCTGCCGGCGCTCAGGTCGTGATCTACCCGATCGACTGGCGAACGCGGCAGCCCGATCCCGCAGCCGCCATCCGACCGGAGGCGGTGACCCCGCTCGAGCTCGAGATGCCGCCCGGCTCCTACCTGGTCGTGGCGGCTCTGCCCGATGGACGGTTCCACGAAGTGTACCGGACAGTGCCGGACGATCGGACCGCTCTGGCTCCTTATGCACATCAGCGATGGAAGCAGCTGGCGGACCACTCCGTCCGGCTGCCGGAGATTACCATTCCCGATCTGTGGGTCGTCGATGAGCTTGTGCCGCTCGAAGGAGATCCGGAGTTTCAAGTCGGCGTACCGGGACGTGACGACCTGCCGCCACACACACGAAGAGTGGAGCCCTTTTACCTCGCATCCACCGAAGTGACGATTGGCGAATTCTTTGAAACGCCGGTGGGCAGTCCGCCTAAGTGGCTCACGACCGTCGAGGGAGTGCGGAGCGTTCTCGGCGGCATTGCGTCCATTGACGAACTGGACGATGTCGAACTGGCCGGGATGCTGCACAACCTCGAAGAGTCGATTCTTGCAGACTTTCCCATCACGGGCCTGTTTCCACACCAGATGATTGCCTGGGCAGAGAAACGGGGACTGCGGTTGCCCACCGAGTTCGAATACGAATACGCCGCCTCCAACGCGGGTAAGACGCGATTCCCCTGGGGGGACGCCTGTCGAAACGAGGGCCGCTGGCGTCTGCAACCAGTTGGCATGCGACCACTGGATCGGACGATCGTCAACGGCGGCGTCCTGCTGGATCTGTTTTCCAACGCAGCGGAATTCACTCAGTCCCCACCAGTCCATTATCCCTCGTCGACGCACTCGATCAGTGCGGCGGAGGTTCCCGGATTTGTCGTCCGGGGGGGACCGCTCGATCGGCCGGTCACGAGGTCGAGCGACAGTTTTGAGACGCTCGGAGTCCGCGTACGCCGGGGGGTGGCCGAACGCCCGCCAGTCAGAACGGGTGTCGGATTCCGCTGCGCAAAAAGTCGTTCGCCGCGACTGTCCCTGCCGGCCGCGGCGAACGCTTCGAAACCTGCGGATGACGTCAATCAGCGGTGA
- a CDS encoding PVC-type heme-binding CxxCH protein has protein sequence MPAVARCFLLACLVSVCSLSATAAEPLLKLEQNDHVAYIGNTLADRMQHDGWLETYIQALHPELNLTFRNLGFPADEITVRNRSANFGSADEWLTKVQADVVFCFFGYNEALKGEEALDTFRNDLAKMIDDMRAQKYNGESSPRLVIFSPIAHENVKSPHLPDGSDNNRKLALYTEAMRQVCADKDVPFVDLFAATSSLYGRAEKPLTMNGIHLQPHGNRAIAKVIVDALFDGANVEKSEEELQRLREAVLDKNYHWFSRYRVVDGYNVYGGRSKLAWFGQSNADVMMREMEIFDVKTANRDKRVWAVARGGDLEVKDDNLPEELEVRTNKPGPLEGGRFAYLDDEDAIDQMDIHEGMQVNLFASEEMFPRLINPVQMAVDTDSRLWVSVWPSYPHWNPTEPRRDALLILPDEDQDGVADECLVFADELNSVTGFEFWGGGVLVAAPPEIWFLKDTDGDDRADVKIRMLQGVSSADTHHSANAMLIGPDGWLYWSRGIFNVANFETPTQTYRSGRSGVHRFNPRTFEVEFHFPIGPNPHGDVFDQWGYQFASDGTSGTGSYINIGKGVGNKQWYEKRVRPVPATGILSSSHFPERFNGNFLICNAIGFLGVLQHEVKYNGADITAEEIDPILVSSDQNFRPSDLEVGGDGALYVADWHNVLIGHMQHNMRDPNRDHEHGRVYRVTYKGRDLLTPPKMKGKPIAEVCDNFLAAENGTRYRARIELSGRDTEDVLREVGAWAAKRDVSNPADAQALLECLWVHEEHRVPNGELLHRVFKAEEPRVRAAAIRTLGHWGTDVEGWPLLLVKAARDDSALVRAEAVKSSLSFDDLNAAEIWHEVASRPLDPELDYVLNYAREQIEVDSVIASTLGRGMPMTDAAKQYVLRHASIASLRKLGESAEVYEAILSRPEIPLDVLRESLNGLSRLKDQSTRELLLANIAERDAAGDTTTLAGLGELLAEQPAEDLKTARRRIESLATGAQTPEARQIGYRAWMRADGSGENALFAASKSKESLRDFLASIPSVDDAEVRAQLYDSVRSLVFELPPNLDSETGSGQLQQPGIHVDFFHPSAKNVAVETLAAMSPKASGVVPRIEMNVPQKLEDDAFALRFTGMLHVPQDGRYTFFTASDDGSRLYINDKLVVNNDGLHGMVEKRGRIRLSAGTHKIVITYFDNGGGDGLRVMWSGPGFNKQPIPEDRLTTEGSETLHDVAIRTLAHVPGHGGEKFRDLAAIMKTGRHRAAAVSVLRTIPEEDWADGQIRPLVDNLVGYLTSMPASLRTSAPATDAIALARSLASKLPDEQAESVLNRLENLDVRVIAIGTVTARMIFDKEQIAVQAGTTVEFRFSNTDHMPHNFAIVVPGALEEIGELAEATGRDADAKERHYIPRSDKVLLGSRLLEPGQNQALTFEVPKTPGVYPYVCTYPGHWRRMHGALYVVEDLNAYEQDPEGYLASHPLSIKDELLTFLSRNTEWSFDDLAPAVAELHHGRSYDVGRALFTTANCVACHKIGDQGRNVGPDLTKLDPKKRTTEHILRSLVDPSKDIDDKYRSSTFLLDSGQVITGMVVEENDDVVKVLVDPLAKADPRVIETSEIDDRARSDISIMPKGLLNKLTQEEILDLIAYIYAAGDKEHKIFGEHHHH, from the coding sequence ATGCCTGCTGTCGCACGATGCTTTCTGCTGGCTTGCCTGGTCAGCGTCTGCTCACTCTCCGCTACTGCCGCCGAACCACTGCTGAAACTCGAACAGAACGACCACGTTGCCTACATCGGCAATACGCTGGCGGACCGGATGCAGCACGACGGCTGGCTGGAAACGTACATCCAGGCCCTGCACCCCGAGCTCAACCTGACGTTCCGCAATCTGGGGTTTCCGGCCGACGAAATCACGGTTCGCAACCGCTCGGCGAACTTCGGCAGTGCGGATGAATGGCTCACCAAGGTTCAGGCCGACGTCGTCTTCTGCTTCTTCGGGTACAACGAAGCCCTCAAGGGGGAAGAGGCGCTCGACACGTTCCGCAATGATCTCGCGAAGATGATCGACGACATGCGGGCGCAGAAGTACAACGGCGAGTCGTCCCCTCGGCTGGTCATCTTCTCGCCGATCGCCCACGAAAACGTCAAGAGCCCGCATCTGCCCGACGGCAGCGACAACAACCGCAAGCTTGCCCTGTACACCGAGGCGATGCGGCAGGTCTGCGCCGACAAGGACGTCCCCTTCGTCGACCTGTTCGCGGCCACGTCAAGCCTGTACGGCCGGGCGGAAAAACCGCTGACGATGAACGGCATTCACCTGCAGCCGCACGGGAACAGGGCGATCGCGAAAGTGATCGTCGATGCCCTGTTTGACGGAGCGAATGTCGAGAAGTCGGAAGAGGAACTGCAGCGACTCCGCGAAGCCGTGCTGGACAAGAACTATCACTGGTTCAGCCGGTATCGCGTCGTCGACGGTTACAACGTCTACGGCGGCCGCTCGAAGCTCGCCTGGTTCGGGCAGTCGAACGCCGACGTCATGATGCGGGAGATGGAGATCTTCGACGTCAAGACGGCCAACCGCGACAAGCGGGTGTGGGCCGTCGCCCGCGGGGGTGATCTGGAGGTAAAGGACGACAACCTTCCCGAGGAACTCGAGGTCCGCACCAACAAGCCGGGCCCGCTTGAAGGGGGGCGTTTCGCTTACCTCGATGACGAGGACGCCATCGACCAGATGGACATCCACGAGGGAATGCAGGTCAACCTGTTCGCCTCGGAAGAAATGTTCCCCCGGCTGATCAACCCGGTGCAGATGGCGGTCGACACCGACAGCCGTTTGTGGGTCTCGGTCTGGCCGTCCTATCCGCACTGGAATCCGACCGAACCACGTCGAGACGCGTTGCTGATTCTTCCCGACGAAGACCAGGATGGCGTCGCCGACGAGTGCCTCGTCTTCGCGGACGAGCTGAACAGCGTGACCGGCTTCGAGTTCTGGGGCGGCGGTGTGCTGGTGGCCGCTCCGCCGGAAATCTGGTTCCTGAAAGACACCGACGGCGACGACCGGGCGGACGTGAAGATCCGCATGCTGCAGGGTGTCTCGAGTGCCGACACGCACCACTCGGCGAATGCGATGCTGATCGGGCCGGACGGCTGGCTGTACTGGTCCCGGGGTATCTTCAACGTCGCCAACTTCGAAACGCCGACCCAAACGTACCGCTCGGGACGCAGCGGCGTGCACCGCTTCAACCCGCGCACTTTCGAAGTCGAGTTCCATTTCCCGATCGGACCAAACCCGCACGGGGACGTCTTCGACCAGTGGGGCTACCAGTTTGCCAGCGACGGGACGAGCGGCACCGGCAGCTACATCAACATCGGCAAAGGGGTGGGGAACAAGCAGTGGTACGAGAAGCGTGTTCGCCCCGTGCCGGCGACCGGCATCCTGTCGAGCAGCCACTTCCCCGAACGCTTCAACGGCAACTTCCTCATCTGCAACGCCATCGGCTTTCTGGGCGTGCTGCAGCATGAAGTGAAATACAACGGGGCCGACATCACCGCCGAGGAAATCGATCCCATTCTCGTCTCGTCGGATCAGAACTTCCGCCCCAGCGATCTGGAAGTCGGCGGCGACGGGGCCCTGTACGTTGCCGACTGGCACAACGTGCTGATCGGCCACATGCAGCACAACATGCGTGATCCGAACCGGGACCACGAGCATGGCCGCGTCTATCGCGTGACCTACAAGGGACGCGACCTGCTCACTCCGCCGAAGATGAAGGGGAAGCCGATTGCCGAGGTGTGCGACAACTTCCTCGCTGCCGAGAACGGCACCCGCTATCGGGCCCGGATCGAGCTGAGCGGCCGCGATACAGAGGACGTCCTGAGAGAAGTCGGCGCGTGGGCCGCGAAGCGGGATGTGAGCAATCCTGCCGACGCTCAGGCACTGCTCGAGTGCCTGTGGGTCCACGAAGAACACCGCGTACCCAACGGCGAACTTCTGCACCGTGTCTTCAAGGCGGAAGAACCCCGTGTGCGTGCCGCGGCGATCCGGACTCTGGGGCACTGGGGAACGGACGTCGAGGGTTGGCCGCTATTGCTCGTCAAGGCGGCGCGGGACGATTCGGCGCTCGTTCGAGCGGAAGCAGTGAAATCTTCGCTGTCGTTCGACGACCTCAATGCGGCGGAGATCTGGCATGAAGTGGCCAGTCGACCGCTGGATCCGGAACTCGACTACGTCCTCAACTATGCCCGCGAGCAGATTGAGGTCGATTCCGTCATTGCCAGCACTCTCGGTCGTGGCATGCCGATGACGGACGCCGCGAAGCAATATGTTCTGAGACACGCCAGTATCGCGTCGCTGCGGAAGCTGGGGGAATCGGCCGAGGTGTACGAGGCGATCCTCAGTCGGCCGGAGATTCCCCTCGACGTGCTGCGGGAATCGCTCAATGGCCTCTCGCGTCTGAAAGACCAGTCCACCCGCGAACTGCTGCTGGCGAACATTGCCGAACGGGATGCCGCCGGTGACACGACGACGCTGGCCGGTCTGGGAGAACTTCTGGCCGAGCAGCCGGCCGAGGATCTGAAGACGGCCCGCCGCCGCATCGAATCTCTGGCGACCGGTGCGCAGACACCCGAAGCGCGGCAGATCGGCTACCGGGCCTGGATGCGGGCGGACGGTTCCGGCGAGAATGCCCTGTTCGCCGCCTCGAAGAGCAAGGAAAGCCTGCGGGACTTTCTGGCGTCGATTCCTTCCGTTGACGATGCCGAGGTTCGGGCGCAGCTGTACGACAGTGTTCGTTCACTCGTCTTCGAACTCCCGCCGAACCTCGATTCGGAGACCGGCAGCGGCCAACTGCAGCAGCCGGGCATCCACGTCGACTTCTTCCACCCGAGCGCCAAGAACGTCGCCGTCGAAACACTGGCCGCCATGTCGCCCAAAGCGAGCGGCGTGGTCCCCCGGATCGAGATGAACGTCCCGCAGAAGCTCGAAGACGACGCCTTCGCCCTGCGGTTTACCGGAATGCTGCACGTCCCGCAGGACGGCCGCTACACGTTCTTCACCGCTTCAGATGATGGCTCCCGGCTGTACATCAATGACAAGCTGGTGGTGAACAACGACGGCCTGCATGGCATGGTGGAGAAACGGGGACGCATCCGCCTGTCGGCCGGGACTCACAAGATCGTCATTACCTACTTCGACAACGGTGGCGGCGACGGGCTGCGGGTCATGTGGTCCGGCCCCGGCTTCAACAAGCAACCGATTCCGGAAGACCGCCTGACCACCGAAGGGAGCGAGACACTGCACGATGTCGCCATCCGCACCCTGGCTCACGTTCCGGGTCACGGCGGCGAGAAGTTTCGTGACCTGGCGGCCATCATGAAGACTGGCCGGCACCGTGCCGCCGCGGTTTCGGTACTGCGAACGATTCCCGAAGAGGACTGGGCCGACGGGCAGATCCGCCCGCTGGTTGACAACCTCGTCGGCTACCTGACCTCGATGCCGGCCAGCCTGCGAACGTCCGCGCCGGCGACCGACGCCATCGCTCTGGCCCGTTCGCTCGCCTCCAAGCTGCCGGACGAGCAGGCGGAGAGCGTTCTCAACCGGCTGGAGAATCTGGACGTCCGTGTGATCGCGATCGGCACGGTGACCGCCCGCATGATTTTCGACAAGGAGCAGATTGCCGTTCAGGCAGGAACGACCGTCGAATTCCGGTTCTCCAATACCGACCATATGCCGCACAACTTCGCGATCGTCGTGCCGGGTGCTCTCGAAGAGATCGGCGAACTTGCCGAAGCGACCGGCCGGGACGCGGACGCGAAAGAGCGTCATTACATCCCGCGCTCGGACAAAGTACTGCTGGGCAGCCGTCTGCTCGAACCGGGGCAGAACCAGGCACTGACCTTCGAAGTGCCGAAGACGCCCGGTGTGTATCCTTACGTCTGCACCTATCCCGGACACTGGCGGCGGATGCACGGGGCGCTGTACGTCGTCGAAGATCTGAATGCCTACGAACAGGACCCGGAAGGATACCTGGCCAGCCATCCGCTCTCGATCAAGGACGAGCTGCTGACGTTCCTCTCGCGGAATACCGAGTGGAGCTTTGATGATCTGGCCCCGGCAGTTGCCGAGCTGCATCACGGACGGTCGTACGATGTCGGCCGGGCGCTGTTCACGACGGCCAACTGCGTCGCCTGCCACAAGATTGGTGACCAGGGGCGGAATGTCGGCCCGGACCTGACGAAGCTCGATCCGAAGAAGCGAACGACCGAGCACATCCTGCGTTCGCTGGTCGATCCGTCGAAGGACATCGACGACAAGTACCGGTCGAGCACGTTCCTGCTCGATTCCGGCCAGGTTATCACCGGCATGGTCGTCGAGGAGAATGACGATGTGGTGAAGGTACTGGTCGACCCGCTGGCGAAGGCGGATCCGCGGGTCATCGAGACCTCGGAGATCGATGACCGGGCTCGCTCGGACATCTCGATCATGCCGAAGGGCCTGCTCAACAAGCTGACGCAGGAAGAGATTCTCGACCTGATCGCGTACATCTATGCCGCCGGCGACAAGGAGCACAAGATCTTTGGTGAGCATCATCACCATTGA
- a CDS encoding DUF3140 domain-containing protein — protein sequence MNDDQKDEIYGDFYDAVNMQPKELEEWLETDESKGVGDNDSGESTGHRSGRRIVEIKRTKKADLSDADYEHMRKVIGYVNRHLAQTPDGDVEETAWRYSLMNWGHDPLKGK from the coding sequence ATGAACGACGACCAGAAGGACGAGATCTACGGCGACTTCTACGATGCCGTCAACATGCAGCCGAAGGAACTCGAAGAGTGGCTCGAAACGGACGAGTCGAAAGGGGTCGGCGACAATGACTCGGGGGAATCGACGGGGCATCGGTCGGGCCGCCGGATCGTCGAGATCAAGCGCACGAAGAAGGCTGACCTCAGCGACGCCGACTACGAGCACATGCGGAAAGTGATCGGCTACGTGAACCGCCATCTGGCCCAGACGCCGGACGGAGATGTCGAGGAGACCGCCTGGCGGTACTCGCTGATGAATTGGGGGCACGATCCGCTCAAGGGGAAGTGA
- a CDS encoding DUF1501 domain-containing protein, translating into MYRRRELLQIGCSSFFGLGLTSLLHQRAQAAAIDARAKSVVLVFLTGGGSHIDMFDPKPESAEVKGEFGVIDTAIPGVQFSDQMPGMAQRADKLAIVRSMRHGDNRHLSGTHYTITGSIQPFRGNSNQDKSLHRGDWPSIGSAVSYLRPRSDRLPSQVTLPNPLIEGVLVWPAQHAGFLGPKYDPFVLKDDPNSDDYKVRGLSLLEGLDKTRVQGRRDLLQDLDRAAMMSESSPQVQKYSDEQETAFTMLTSSNLKTALDISAESDEVRDRYGRHKYGQTLLLARRLVEVEMPVIQCNMGHVQMWDTHVDHFPRLKTMLPALDTAVSALLDDLDERGLLETTLVICVGEFGRTPRISPLAGRKVPGRHHWAHGYTAVFAGGGVMGGQVIGRTDKIGGSPVTVPFSPADMGATIFESLGIDPHQMIPDRLGRPRHLNTGEVMQPLYTGEVT; encoded by the coding sequence ATGTACCGCCGTCGCGAACTGCTGCAGATCGGATGCTCGTCCTTCTTCGGGCTCGGGCTGACAAGTCTGCTGCACCAGCGCGCCCAGGCCGCCGCGATCGACGCACGGGCCAAGTCGGTCGTCCTCGTCTTTCTGACCGGGGGCGGCAGCCACATCGACATGTTCGACCCCAAGCCGGAATCTGCCGAGGTCAAAGGGGAATTCGGCGTCATCGACACCGCCATCCCCGGCGTGCAGTTCTCCGACCAGATGCCCGGCATGGCCCAGAGGGCCGACAAGCTGGCGATCGTCCGGTCGATGCGTCACGGCGACAACCGGCACCTGTCCGGCACGCACTACACGATCACCGGTTCGATCCAGCCGTTCCGGGGCAATTCGAACCAGGACAAGTCGCTGCACCGCGGGGACTGGCCGTCGATCGGCTCCGCCGTTTCGTACCTGCGTCCGCGCAGCGACCGACTGCCGAGTCAGGTGACGCTGCCCAACCCACTCATCGAAGGTGTGCTGGTCTGGCCGGCCCAGCATGCCGGCTTTCTCGGCCCGAAGTACGACCCGTTCGTGCTCAAGGATGATCCGAACAGCGACGACTACAAGGTCCGCGGGCTATCACTCCTCGAGGGACTCGACAAAACCCGCGTACAGGGTCGGCGGGATCTGCTGCAGGATCTCGACCGCGCCGCGATGATGTCCGAATCGTCGCCGCAGGTCCAGAAGTATTCCGACGAGCAGGAGACGGCGTTCACGATGCTGACGTCGTCGAACCTCAAGACGGCTCTCGACATCAGTGCCGAGTCGGATGAAGTCCGCGACCGGTACGGCCGGCACAAATATGGTCAGACACTGCTGCTGGCCCGGCGGCTGGTCGAAGTGGAGATGCCGGTCATCCAGTGCAACATGGGGCACGTGCAGATGTGGGACACGCACGTGGACCACTTCCCGCGTCTGAAGACGATGCTGCCGGCTCTCGATACGGCAGTGAGCGCCCTGCTGGACGATCTGGACGAGCGGGGGCTGCTGGAGACGACGCTGGTGATCTGCGTCGGCGAGTTCGGGCGGACGCCGCGGATCTCGCCCCTGGCGGGACGGAAGGTTCCCGGCCGGCATCACTGGGCCCACGGCTATACGGCGGTGTTCGCCGGCGGCGGCGTGATGGGGGGCCAGGTGATCGGCAGGACGGACAAGATCGGCGGCTCGCCGGTGACGGTGCCGTTCAGTCCGGCCGACATGGGGGCAACGATCTTCGAAAGCCTGGGGATCGATCCCCACCAGATGATCCCGGACCGGCTGGGCCGCCCGCGTCATCTCAATACGGGGGAAGTGATGCAGCCGCTGTATACCGGGGAGGTGACGTGA
- a CDS encoding SDR family NAD(P)-dependent oxidoreductase has translation MKTLTKLALLAGGATAAAMAAKQAIRNERWFSFAGKSVLITGGSRGLGLVLARQLIDQGARVTITARTEADLEAAREELEQRGGEVLSVPCDVRDQDQVQKLVEKAQERFGTIDVLFNVAGIIEVGPLDTMTREDFQKSMDTHCWGALNTVRAVLPIMRQRGWGRIVNVASLGGKRSVPHMLPYCTSKFALVGLSNGLRTELAEENIFVTTICPSLMRTGSPRNAIFKGQHRKEYTWFSIGDSLPMVAMPAEEAARQILRACQYGDAEKIVRNPGNVGVMLQQMFSGVTRDLLTVANRYLPEPGGIGQQAARGYESESSWAPSLLTLFTQKAARRNNEMRPHPIE, from the coding sequence ATGAAGACGCTCACGAAACTCGCGCTGCTGGCCGGTGGTGCCACCGCCGCCGCGATGGCTGCAAAACAGGCGATTCGCAACGAACGGTGGTTCTCCTTCGCTGGAAAATCGGTGCTGATCACCGGCGGATCCCGCGGTCTGGGGCTCGTGCTGGCCCGGCAGTTGATCGATCAGGGTGCACGGGTGACGATCACCGCCCGGACGGAGGCGGACCTCGAGGCGGCCCGGGAGGAGCTGGAGCAGCGGGGTGGAGAAGTCCTGAGCGTTCCCTGTGATGTCCGCGATCAGGACCAGGTGCAGAAGCTCGTGGAGAAGGCGCAGGAGCGATTCGGAACGATCGACGTGTTGTTCAATGTGGCCGGCATCATCGAGGTCGGGCCGCTCGATACGATGACGCGGGAAGATTTCCAGAAGTCGATGGATACGCACTGCTGGGGAGCTCTCAACACGGTGCGGGCAGTCCTTCCCATCATGCGGCAGCGGGGCTGGGGGCGGATCGTCAACGTGGCGTCGCTCGGTGGCAAACGCTCCGTGCCCCATATGCTCCCCTACTGCACCAGCAAGTTTGCTCTCGTCGGGCTCTCTAACGGATTGCGGACCGAACTGGCCGAGGAGAACATCTTCGTCACGACGATCTGCCCGAGTCTGATGCGAACCGGAAGCCCGCGAAACGCCATCTTCAAGGGACAGCACCGCAAGGAGTACACCTGGTTCAGCATTGGCGATTCGCTGCCGATGGTCGCCATGCCCGCCGAAGAAGCGGCCCGCCAGATCCTTCGGGCGTGTCAGTACGGCGACGCGGAGAAGATTGTGCGGAACCCCGGCAACGTCGGCGTCATGTTGCAGCAGATGTTTTCCGGCGTGACCCGCGACCTGCTGACGGTGGCGAATCGGTACCTTCCCGAACCGGGAGGCATCGGGCAGCAGGCGGCCCGCGGCTACGAGAGTGAAAGCTCGTGGGCACCATCGCTGTTGACGTTGTTCACTCAGAAAGCAGCCCGACGCAACAACGAGATGCGCCCCCACCCGATCGAGTAG